One segment of Podospora pseudopauciseta strain CBS 411.78 chromosome 5 map unlocalized CBS411.78m_5.2, whole genome shotgun sequence DNA contains the following:
- the ATG9 gene encoding autophagy protein atg9 (COG:U; BUSCO:EOG092615CC; EggNog:ENOG503NXZS), producing MPPKLFSKMPTTQGRSFYEELRGHDSEGYDGGSRAGLLDEENLNHNFQDYDLDHVEGLTVDDSRATLAGLRKTPASKVPPGHQNDRSMWLAHDDDADNDVPPSLLVEPRGAHPAGKPKRKQSRQAAYTMPGSSSARAKWKTTQAHQPLHNDEPFTQSHRGNGAPGSLFSGSASLDAKKMAEWRWANVQNLDKFIKEVYDYYRGCGIKAIITERVLHLGNVAFIAVLLTFLTQCVDYSLVRGSQKLSQIIVPQCTRKMSGWWNLGLWLFAFYFIWKAIQYILDLHRLFHVRDFYTHLLNIPDHDMQTITWQEVVARVMALRNQNSQTATTLTPLQRHFIGSQSKERLDASDIANRIMRRENYLIALFNKDILDLTIPLPFLRNRQYFSRTLEWTLMFSVLDMVFDEKGQVNQKFLRADRRGEISEKLRSRFQFAGIMILMLSPFVSLYLVIYYFLMYYHEIQKNPSVLSSRSYTPLAEWKFREFNELPHLFQKRLDMSKAFATHYMDQFPKVKTEMVAKSVAFVSGALATVLAIASVFDPELFLGFEITPDRTVLFYTAIFGSIWAVAHGMQSQDDAVFDPEYAMRNVIEYTHYEPDHWKDRLHSYDIKLEFAELYKPKIVIFLEEILGILTTPFVLFFSLPKCSDQIIDFFREFTLHIDGLGYVCTFAEFDFKKAMANAKKPSDGGDVRDEYYSAKHGKMEASYYGFIGNYGNFALNPKGAPGSHLPPGMRNQFHPPPAWPGLNSPPLGADMQTSRMGRSEFRSMSRAPGQGLRPGPSMVAPSPMASILLDPHHLPPSHLVNPGRASHPHRVQQNRRPDESNIIEESLEDEERGREGVNRHDDEEVYGHEDGMDESAWQTSPARTLSRDNSAIEGSGTAEAGVVDMIYQFNQAQFTRNGV from the exons ATGCCTCCGAAGCTGTTTTCAAAGATGCCCACCACACAGGGGCGGTCATTCTACGAAGAGCTTCGAGGGCACGACTCTGAAGGATATGACGGGGGATCGCGAGCTGGACTTCTTGACGAAGAAAATCTCAATCACAACTTCCAGGACTATGATCTGGATCATGTGGAGGGCCTCACCGTTGATGATAGTCGTGCGACGCTAGCAGGTTTACGAAAGACACCGGCGTCGAAAGTCCCACCGGGGCACCAAAATGACCGGTCGATGTGGCTCGCGCACGACGACGATGCCGACAACGATGTTCCGCCCTCGCTCCTGGTCGAACCTCGAGGCGCTCACCCAGCAGGAAAGCCCAAAAGAAAGCAGAGTCGACAAGCTGCCTATACCATGCCCGGCTCATCCAGCGCGCGAGCAAAATGGAAAACAACTCAagcccaccaacccctccacaacgATGAGCCATTCACACAGAGTCACCGGGGTAACGGCGCCCCGGGCTCTCTGTTCTCTGGGAGCGCATCACTCGATGCGAAGAAGATGGCGGAATGGAGATGGGCAAATGTCCAGAACCTCGACAAGTTTATCAAAGAGGTCTACGATTATTACAGGGGATGTGGTATCAAGGCGATAATAACCGAACGGGTGCTGCATCTTGG GAACGTGGCTTTCATAGCTGTCCTCTTGACCTTCCTCACGCAATGTGTTGACTACAGTCTTGTCCGCGGAAGCCAGAAGCTCTCGCAGATCATCGTTCCACAGTGCACTAGAAAGAtgtcggggtggtggaaTCTTGGCCTCTGGCTCTTTGCATTCTACTTCATATGGAAGGCAATCCAGTATATCTTGGACCTTCACCGGCTATTTCATGTCCGTGACTTTTACACACATTTGCTTAACATCCCGGACCACGACATGCAGACTATCACCTGGCAAGAAGTGGTGGCACGCGTAATGGCTCTACGAAACCAGAACTCACAGACGGCAACCACCTTGACCCCGTTGCAAAGACATTTCATTGGCAGCCAGTCCAAAGAAAGGCTAGATGCGTCCGACATTGCGAATCGCATCATGAGACGTGAAAACTATCTCATTGCCCTGTTCAACAAGGACATTTTGGACCTCACTATTCCGCTGCCGTTCCTGCGAAATCGGCAGTACTTCTCTCGTACTCTGGAGTGGACTTTGATGTTCAGTGTTCTCGACATGGTGTTTGACGAGAAGGGCCAGGTCAACCAGAAATTCCTGCGAGCCGACCGCAGAGGGGAGATAAGCGAGAAACTGCGCTCACGGTTCCAGTTTGCTGGCATCATGATTCTAATGTTATCGCCTTTCGTGTCGCTCTATCTTGTCATCTATTACTTTTTGATGTACTATCAT GAAATCCAAAAGAACCCGTCTGTATTGTCATCTCGGTCGTATACACCCCTTGCCGAGTGGAAATTTCGCGAGTTCAACGAGCTACCACACCTTTTCCAAAAGCGTCTGGACATGTCGAAAGCTTTTGCAACGCATTATATGGATCAGTTCCCAAAGGTTAAGACCGAGATGGTAGCCAAATCCGTCGCATTTGTCTCGGGAGCGTTGGCAACCGTGTTGGCCATTGCATCTGTTTTCGATCCTGAACTTTTCCTCGGCTTCGAGATCACACCGGATCGCACCGTGCTCTTCTACACGGCCATTTTTGGTAGTATCTGGGCGGTTGCCCACGGCATGCAGTCTCAGGACGATGCAGTCTTCGACCCGGAATATGCCATGCGCAACGTGATCGAGTACACACACTACGAACCCGACCACTGGAAGGATAGACTGCACAGTTATGACATTAAGCTTGAGTTTGCTGAGCTATACAAACCCAAGATCGTTATCTTTCTGGAGGAGATTTTGGGCATCCTGACAACGCCGTTTGTCCTTTTTTTCAGCCTTCCCAAGTGCAGCGACcagattatcgactttttCCGGGAGTTCACGCTTCACATTGACGGACTAGGCTATGTGTGCACCTTTGCCGAATTCGATTTCAAGAAGGCCATGGCGAACGCAAAGAAGCcgagtgatggtggtgacgtACGCGACGAGTACTACTCGGCCAAACATGGGAAGATGGAAGCATCGTACTACGGGTTCATCGGGAATTATGGCAACTTTGCTCTCAACCCAAAGGGCGCCCCAGGATCACATCTCCCACCGGGAATGCGGAATCAATTTCACCCTCCGCCAGCCTGGCCTGGTCTGAACTCGCCGCCTCTTGGTGCTGACATGCAGACTTCCCGGATGGGTCGTAGTGAGTTTCGATCAATGAGCAGGGCTCCCGGCCAAGGTCTGCGCCCTGGGCCAAGTATGGTGGCTCCTTCTCCCATGGCGTCGATTCTCCTGGATCCGCATCACTTGCCGCCATCGCACCTTGTGAACCCGGGCCGGGCCTCGCATCCACACCGAGTTCAGCAAAACAGACGCCCCGATGAAAGCAACATCATCGAGGAGTCtctggaagatgaagaacGAGGTAGGGAGGGTGTCAATCGTcacgacgatgaagaggtGTACGGCCATGAAGATGGCATGGATGAATCGGCCTGGCAGACATCACCGGCCAGAACCTTGAGCAGGGACAACAGCGCAATCGAGGGTAGTGGGACTGCGGAGGCGGGAGTTGTGGACATGATTTATCAATTCAACCAGGCCCAGTTCACTCGGAACGGCGTTTGA